TGGAGTTTCTAAAGACATATTTTCAAAGACGATTTTTGAACCTAGAGTGAAGCGATTAGTTTTCCATTGAGCAATTCAAAATAAAAATAAAATAATAGATGCGAAATCTTTCTCCAAAAGTTGAATGATTTTAACAGGTTGGTAGACTCCTCAAATTCGTCGATCTCTAAAATCTTCAACCTCCCTGCCGATATACATAGTGAAAGCCCATGGGCCCGTGGGTGAAAGAGTGATCACCGCCAGGGAGGCGGTGAAGGTTACAGGGAGGTGTGAAGATGCGTATAAACCACAACATCAACGCGTTGAACGCTTGGAGGAGCATGAGCGAAACACAGTATTCGATGAGCAAAACGCTCGAGAAACTCTCTTCAGGTCTTAGGATCAACAGAGCTGGAGAC
This DNA window, taken from Pseudothermotoga sp., encodes the following:
- a CDS encoding flagellin, which gives rise to MRINHNINALNAWRSMSETQYSMSKTLEKLSSGLRINRAGD